From the genome of Camelus dromedarius isolate mCamDro1 chromosome 19, mCamDro1.pat, whole genome shotgun sequence, one region includes:
- the ZSCAN26 gene encoding zinc finger and SCAN domain-containing protein 26 isoform X1, with product MATALMSAHSPAPLNLKKEGLRVVKEDHGSTQEQGVKPQGDGTGLRPEPLCTQFRQLRYEETAGPREALSRLRELCRQWLQPETHTKEQILELLVLEQFLTILPEELQVRVRERHPESGEDVVVVLEDLQPELGGTGQQVDSNQTKKQKLLVEETAPLRAAWEQQVQPEGEGPKPDREEGEETRIENEKLVVETDSRGRVESSEKISEPIEAHYRDSNLDRQLAQPKEKTDYKCSECGEGFIQHSDLIKHEGSHTGEKLCASEVCQSSSLTGHQKVRSREKGHQCHECGKAFQRSSHLIRHQKIHLGEKPYQCKECGKVFSQNAGLLEHLRIHTGEKPYLCIHCGKNFRRSSHLNRHQRIHSQEEPSECKECGKTFSQALLLTHHQRIHSHSKSHQCNECGKAFSLTSDLIRHHRIHTGEKPFKCTICQKAFRLNSHLAQHVRIHNEEKPYECNECGEAFRQRSGLFQHQRYHHKDKLAS from the exons ATGGCAACAGCACTGATGAGCGCTCATTCCCCAGCTCCTCTAAACCTGAAGAAGGAGGGGCTTCGGGTGGTGAAGGAGGATCATGGCTCTACTCAGGAACAGGGAGTCAAGCCGCAAGGAGACGGCACAGGCCTCAGACCGGAGCCGTTGTGCACACAGTTCAGGCAGCTGCGCTATGAAGAGACTGCAGGACCTCGAGAAGCACTGAGCCGGCTCCGGGAACTTTGCCGACAGTGGCTGCAGCCCGAGACCCACACCAAGGAGCAGATCCTGGAGCTGCTGGTGCTGGAGCAGTTCCTGACCATCCTGCCTGAGGAGCTCCAGGTCCGGGTGCGGGAGCGTCACCCAGAGAGCGGGGAAGACGTGGTGGTTGTCCTGGAGGATTTGCAGCCGGAGCTGGGAGGAACAGGACAACAGGTG GACtcaaaccagacaaagaaacagaaactacTTGTGGAGGAGACAGCCCCTCTGAGAGCAGCGTGGGAGCAGCAGGTCCAACCTGAGGGTGAAGGTCCAAAGCCTGACAGAGAGGAGG GTGAGGAGACCAGGATTGAGAATGAGAAGCTGGTTGTAGAGACAGACTCCCGTGGAAGAGTGGAATCATCTGAGAAAATATCTGAACCCATAGAGGCTCATTACAGGGACTCTAACTTGGATAGGCAGCTAGCCCAGCCCAAAGAGAAGACTGACTATAAGTGCTCAGAATGTGGGGAGGGGTTCATCCAGCACTCAGATCTGATTAAGCATGAAGGTTCGCACACAGGAGAAAAGCTCTGTGCATCTGAGGTGTGTCAGAGTTCTAGTCTTACTGGACATCAGAAAGTCCGCTCCAGAGAGAAAGGTCATCAGTGTCAcgagtgtgggaaagcctttcaGAGAAGTTCACACCTTATTAGACATCAGAAAATCCATCTTGGTGAGAAGCCTTATCAGTGCAAGGAGTGTGGAAAAGTCTTTAGCCAGAATGCAGGCCTTTTGGAACATCTCAgaatccacactggagagaaaccttatctGTGCATCCACTGTGGAAAGAACTTTCGGCGCAGCTCTCACCTTAATCGACACCAGAGAATCCACAGTCAGGAGGAGCCCTCTGAGTGCAAAGAGTGTGGAAAGACTTTTAGTCAGGCCCTTCTCCTCACCCACCATCAGAGAATCCACAGCCACTCCAAAAGCCATCAGTGTAatgagtgtgggaaagccttcagtctGACCTCAGACCTTATTCGGCACCACAGGATTCACACTGGAGAAAAACCTTTCAAGTGTACTATATGCCAGAAAGCCTTCCGACTAAACTCACACCTTGCTCAGCATGTGAGAATCCACAATGAGGAAAAACCCTACGAATGTAATGAGTGTGGAGAAGCCTTCAGGCAGAGGTCAGGTCTTTTTCAACATCAGAGGTATCACCACAAAGACAAACTGGCTTCATGA
- the ZSCAN26 gene encoding zinc finger and SCAN domain-containing protein 26 isoform X2 has translation MATALMSAHSPAPLNLKKEGLRVVKEDHGSTQEQGVKPQGDGTGLRPEPLCTQFRQLRYEETAGPREALSRLRELCRQWLQPETHTKEQILELLVLEQFLTILPEELQVRVRERHPESGEDVVVVLEDLQPELGGTGQQDSNQTKKQKLLVEETAPLRAAWEQQVQPEGEGPKPDREEGEETRIENEKLVVETDSRGRVESSEKISEPIEAHYRDSNLDRQLAQPKEKTDYKCSECGEGFIQHSDLIKHEGSHTGEKLCASEVCQSSSLTGHQKVRSREKGHQCHECGKAFQRSSHLIRHQKIHLGEKPYQCKECGKVFSQNAGLLEHLRIHTGEKPYLCIHCGKNFRRSSHLNRHQRIHSQEEPSECKECGKTFSQALLLTHHQRIHSHSKSHQCNECGKAFSLTSDLIRHHRIHTGEKPFKCTICQKAFRLNSHLAQHVRIHNEEKPYECNECGEAFRQRSGLFQHQRYHHKDKLAS, from the exons ATGGCAACAGCACTGATGAGCGCTCATTCCCCAGCTCCTCTAAACCTGAAGAAGGAGGGGCTTCGGGTGGTGAAGGAGGATCATGGCTCTACTCAGGAACAGGGAGTCAAGCCGCAAGGAGACGGCACAGGCCTCAGACCGGAGCCGTTGTGCACACAGTTCAGGCAGCTGCGCTATGAAGAGACTGCAGGACCTCGAGAAGCACTGAGCCGGCTCCGGGAACTTTGCCGACAGTGGCTGCAGCCCGAGACCCACACCAAGGAGCAGATCCTGGAGCTGCTGGTGCTGGAGCAGTTCCTGACCATCCTGCCTGAGGAGCTCCAGGTCCGGGTGCGGGAGCGTCACCCAGAGAGCGGGGAAGACGTGGTGGTTGTCCTGGAGGATTTGCAGCCGGAGCTGGGAGGAACAGGACAACAG GACtcaaaccagacaaagaaacagaaactacTTGTGGAGGAGACAGCCCCTCTGAGAGCAGCGTGGGAGCAGCAGGTCCAACCTGAGGGTGAAGGTCCAAAGCCTGACAGAGAGGAGG GTGAGGAGACCAGGATTGAGAATGAGAAGCTGGTTGTAGAGACAGACTCCCGTGGAAGAGTGGAATCATCTGAGAAAATATCTGAACCCATAGAGGCTCATTACAGGGACTCTAACTTGGATAGGCAGCTAGCCCAGCCCAAAGAGAAGACTGACTATAAGTGCTCAGAATGTGGGGAGGGGTTCATCCAGCACTCAGATCTGATTAAGCATGAAGGTTCGCACACAGGAGAAAAGCTCTGTGCATCTGAGGTGTGTCAGAGTTCTAGTCTTACTGGACATCAGAAAGTCCGCTCCAGAGAGAAAGGTCATCAGTGTCAcgagtgtgggaaagcctttcaGAGAAGTTCACACCTTATTAGACATCAGAAAATCCATCTTGGTGAGAAGCCTTATCAGTGCAAGGAGTGTGGAAAAGTCTTTAGCCAGAATGCAGGCCTTTTGGAACATCTCAgaatccacactggagagaaaccttatctGTGCATCCACTGTGGAAAGAACTTTCGGCGCAGCTCTCACCTTAATCGACACCAGAGAATCCACAGTCAGGAGGAGCCCTCTGAGTGCAAAGAGTGTGGAAAGACTTTTAGTCAGGCCCTTCTCCTCACCCACCATCAGAGAATCCACAGCCACTCCAAAAGCCATCAGTGTAatgagtgtgggaaagccttcagtctGACCTCAGACCTTATTCGGCACCACAGGATTCACACTGGAGAAAAACCTTTCAAGTGTACTATATGCCAGAAAGCCTTCCGACTAAACTCACACCTTGCTCAGCATGTGAGAATCCACAATGAGGAAAAACCCTACGAATGTAATGAGTGTGGAGAAGCCTTCAGGCAGAGGTCAGGTCTTTTTCAACATCAGAGGTATCACCACAAAGACAAACTGGCTTCATGA
- the ZSCAN9 gene encoding zinc finger and SCAN domain-containing protein 9, whose product MSTDSKEVLPPDVHTPEVWEELSVKAEAESHVQMQGSRVKRNNPLAREIFRRRFRQVSYQETPGPRAALTQLRELCCQWLRPHVSTKEQILELLVLEQFLTILPEELQGWVREHCPESGEEAVILLEDLERELDEPQHEMLAYRHEQDVLPEETVSLGEQMSLGLQSQPKETHLTRDPAQEPHPVGETAGMTATEDRELGLREDCPKRAEPQGTLSYGQSREVSHQYPLPGEVGKLKGGLKRHWGTPGGGDRSHKCDACGKSFAQSSGLLRHQRVHTGERPYECNECGKTFSRSSGLFNHRGIHNIQKQYHCQECGKAFSQSAGLIQHQRIHKGEKPYQCSQCGKSYSRRSFLTEHQRSHTGERPHRCSGCGKSFNRHCNLIRHQKIHVVTALV is encoded by the exons ATGAGTACAGACTCCAAGGAGGTTTTACCCCCCGATGTTCACACTCCTGAGGTTTGGGAAGAACTGTCAGTGAAAGCAGAGGCAGAAAGTCACGTCCAAATGCAGGGATCCAGAGTGAAACGCAATAACCCACTGGCAAGGGAAATCTTCCGAAGGCGCTTTCGGCAAGTCTCTTACCAGGAGACCCCTGGACCAAGGGCAGCTCTTACCCAACTCCGGGAACTTTGCTGCCAGTGGTTGAGGCCACACGTGAGCACAAAGGAGCAGATCCTGGAGCTGCTGGTGCTGGAGCAGTTCCTGACCATACTGCCTGAGGAGCTGCAGGGCTGGGTGAGGGAACACTGTCcagagagtggggaggaggcagtgatTTTGCTGGAGGATCTGGAGAGAGAGCTGGATGAACCACAACATGAG ATGTTAGCCTACAGACATGAACAAGACGTCCTCCCTGAAGAGACAGTGTCCCTAGGAGAGCAGATGTCACTAGGCCTTCAGTCCCAGCCTAAGGAGACCCACCTCACACGTGACCCTGCTCAAGAGCCCCACCCTGTTGGAGAGACAG CTGGAATGACCGCGACTGAGGACAGAGAGTTGGGGCTGAGAGAAGACTGTCCTAAGAGAGCAGAACCACAGGGGACACTATCCTACGGACAGAGCCGGGAGGTATCACACCAGTATCCCCTACCTGGGGAAGTTGGTAAACTAAAGGGTGGGCTCAAGAGGCACTGGGGAACCCCGGGAGGAGGAGACAGATCACACAAATGTGATGCATGTGGGAAGAGCTTTGCCCAGAGCTCAGGTCTCCTTCGACATCAAAGAGTTCACACCGGAGAAAGACCCTATGAATGCAACGAGTGCGGGAAAACCTTCAGTCGGAGTTCAGGTCTCTTCAATCACCGAGGAATCCACAATATACAGAAACAGTACCACTGTCaggagtgtgggaaggccttcagccAGAGTGCGGGTCTTATCCAGCATCAGAGAATCCACAAGGGAGAAAAGCCCTACCAGTGCAGCCAGTGTGGCAAGAGCTACAGCCGGCGTTCCTTTCTCACGGAGCATCAGAGGAGCCACACTGGGGAGCGACCTCACCGCTGCAGCGGATGCGGGAAAAGCTTCAATCGCCACTGCAACCTCATCCGCCATCAGAAGATCCACGTGGTGACGGCGCTGGTCTAG
- the NKAPL gene encoding NKAP-like protein — translation MAPVSRSRYPEDTSGSRKRRRSSSRSPSSAHARRSPWGGRCHSYSRGREGLRPPWGESGVGTPYPLSRSGSRERHSGLCNYAYSSSSSIYYGGHRYYHHHYADDRQWTEDYEKEEEIYRQRRLKERERIGELGAPEVWGLSPQFPEPDSDEHTPVEDEEIKTKKSSSSNASSQEKEKKEKASHSKNKKKRKKKSKRKHRKYSDNPDSNLDSDTNSTSDDDKKRAKKAKKKEKRKEHRAKKPKKQKTKKTKQESSDSSYKDSEGELPEDTWIERSKIADNMDLIGPEAPVIYTSQDGKPLNYGHALLPGEGAAMAEYVKAGKRIPRRGEIGLTSEEIASFECSGYVMSGSRHRRMEAVRLRKENQIYSADEKRALASFNQEERRKRESKILASFREMVYRKTKGKDDK, via the coding sequence ATGGCGCCAGTGTCCCGGTCCCGCTATCCCGAGGACACCTCGGGCTCTCGGAAACGGCGACGCAGCTCGTCGAGGAGCCCGTCGTCCGCTCACGCTAGACGCTCTCCATGGGGCGGCCGTTGTCACTCTTACTCCCGCGGCCGCGAGGGCCTCCGGCCTCCGTGGGGTGAGTCGGGCGTTGGCACTCCTTACCCCCTCAGCCGCTCTGGGTCCCGAGAGCGGCACTCCGGGCTCTGCAATTACGCCTACTCGTCCTCTTCTTCCATTTACTATGGCGGACACCGTTACTATCACCACCACTATGCGGACGACCGGCAGTGGACGGAAGActatgagaaggaggaggagatctATCGACAGAGGAggctgaaagagagagaaagaattgggGAGTTGGGAGCTCCTGAGGTGTGGGGGCTGTCTCCCCAGTTTCCTGAGCCAGATTCTGATGAACACACCCCAGTTGAGGATGAAGAGATAAAGACTAAGAAGAGCAGCAGTTCAAATGCCAGCtcccaagaaaaagagaaaaaggaaaaggccagtcattcaaaaaataagaaaaaaagaaagaaaaagtccaaaagaaaacataggaaatatTCCGATAATCCTGACAGTAATTTAGACTCCGACACTAATTCTACCTCTGATGATGAtaaaaagagagcaaaaaaagccaagaagaaagagaaaagaaaggaacacagagCTAAAAAGCCCAAGAAACAGAAGACTAAAAAGACTAAACAAGAATCCAGTGACTCAAGCTATAAGGATTCGGAAGGGGAGTTGCCAGAAGATACCTGGATTGAGCGGTCAAAAATTGCAGATAACATGGATCTGATAGGTCCTGAGGCACCTGTAATATACACCTCTCAAGATGGGAAACCTTTGAACTATGGCCATGCTCTGCTTCCAGGTGAAGGTGCAGCTATGGCTGAGTATGTAAAAGCTGGGAAGCGTATCCCACGAAGAGGTGAAATTGGGCTGACGAGTGAAGAGATTGCTTCATTTGAATGCTCAGGTTATGTTATGAGTGGTAGCAGGCATCGCAGAATGGAGGCTGTACGACTGCGTAAAGAGAACCAGATCTACAGTGCTGATGAGAAGAGAGCCCTTGCATCCTTTAACCAAGAAGAGAGACGGAAGAGAGAGAGTAAGATTCTAGCCAGTTTCCGAGAGATGGTGTACCGAAAGACAAAAGGGAAAGATGACAAATAA
- the ZKSCAN4 gene encoding zinc finger protein with KRAB and SCAN domains 4, whose translation MARESKESTALDAQSAEDQTGILMVKVEKEEASALAAEAGAAGSPAPGPEHLRQRFRGFRYPEAEGPREALSRLRELCRLWLRPEMHSKEQILELLVLEQFLTILPGNLQSWVREQHPESGEEVVVLLEYLERQLDEPMQQVPGGDQGQKLLCCKMAVLTSAQRSRNAQFQPMKTLLKQESLLSQSLPDRVLQVPGLALGGRCREEAVRAARLALESQGPLKMEEVAPTLTPGWTQLDSSQVNYRDERQENWGRLISLGGEMQTKVRDLPADEEHPEQEHGQTPCHLGEAIGQIPARAEAGEQEGRLQRKQKSATGNRRHYCHECGKSFAQSSGLTKHRRIHTGEKPYECEDCGKTFIGSSALVIHQRVHTGEKPYECEECGKVFSHSSNLIKHQRTHTGEKPYECDDCGKTFSQSCSLLEHHKIHTGEKPYQCNTCGKAFRRNSHLLRHQRIHNDKSVQNPDHGETWESQGRMESSWENAEAPSVSYKCNECERIFTRNRSLIEHQKIHTGEKPYQCDACGKGFTRTSYLVQHQRSHVGKKILSP comes from the exons ATGGCCAGGGAATCGAAGGAAAGTACAGCCTTGGATGCCCAGTCTGCAGAGGACCAGACGGGGATCCTGATGGTGaaggtggagaaggaggaagccTCCGCCTTGGCTGCAGAGGCGGGAGCAGCCGGCAGCCCGGCTCCCGGCCCCGAGCACTTGCGCCAGCGCTTCCGAGGCTTCCGCTACCCGGAGGCTGAGGGGCCCCGCGAGGCGCTGAGCCGGCTCCGGGAGCTCTGCCGGCTGTGGCTGCGGCCTGAGATGCACAGCAAGGAGCAGATCCTGGAGCTGCTGGTGCTGGAGCAGTTCCTGACCATCCTGCCTGGGAACCTGCAGAGCTGGGTGCGGGAGCAGCATCCGGAGAgcggggaggaggtggtggtgctCTTGGAATATTTGGAGAGGCAGTTGGATGAGCCGATGCAGCAG GTCCCAGGTGGTGATCAGGGGCAAAAACTACTCTGTTGCAAGATGGCAGTGTTGACGTCGGCTCAGAGATCACGAAATGCCCAGTTCCAGCCGATGAAGACACTGCTCAAGCAGGAATCTCTGCTATCCCAGTCCTTACCAGACAGAG ttCTCCAGGTTCCAGGACTTGCCCTGGGAGGGCGCTGCAGAGAAGAGGCCGTGAGAGCTGCCAGGCTCGCCCTGGAGTCCCAG GGGCCTCTGAAAATGGAAGAGGTGGCCCCGACTCTCACTCCTGGATGGACACAGCTGGATTCGTCTCAGGTGAACTACAGAGATGAAAGGCAGGAGAACTGGGGCCGCCTGATCTCCCTGG GTGGTGAAATGCAGACGAAGGTCAGGGACCTGCCTGCGGATGAGGAACATCCAGAGCAGGAGCATGGGCAGACACCCTGCCACCTGGGGGAAGCCATCGGCCAGATTCCTGCACGTGCGGAAGCTGGTGAACAGGAGGGCAGGTtacaaagaaagcagaaaagtgCCACAGGGAATCGGCGGCACTACTGTCACGAATGTGGAAAGAGTTTTGCTCAGAGTTCGGGCCTGACGAAGCACAGAAGAATCCACACCGGGGAGAAACCTTATGAGTGTGAAGACTGCGGCAAGACCTTTATCGGGAGCTCTGCCCTCGTCATTCATCAGAGAGTCCACACGGGTGAGAAGCCCTACGAGTGTGAAGAATGTGGCAAGGTCTTCAGTCACAGTTCGAACCTCATCAAACACCAGAGAactcacactggggagaagccctaCGAGTGTGATGACTGCGGGAAAACCTTCAGCCAGAGCTGCAGCCTCCTTGAACATCACAAaatccacaccggggagaagccATACCAGTGCAACACATGTGGCAAAGCCTTTCGGCGGAATTCACATCTCCTGAGACATCAGAGGATCCACAACGATAAAAGTGTTCAGAATCCTGACCACGGAGAGACCTGGGAGAGTCAGGGTAGGATGGAGAGCTCATGGGAGAATGCTGAGGCTCCTTCCGTGTCTTATAAGTGTAATGAGTGTGAGAGAATTTTCACAAGGAATAGAAGCCTTATTGAGCATCAGAAAATCCACACTGGTGAGAAGCCCTATCAGTGTGACGCATGTGGAAAAGGCTTCACCCGAACTTCATACCTTGTTCAACATCAGAGAAGCCACGTGGGGAAGAAAATTCTATCACCGTGA